GCGCAAAtcattttggtttggtttggatTTAAGTGGAACAATCTGACTAACCTGACTAATGatatgatgtgtgtgtacagagcTGTACGTCCTAATCTACTTCTTCAGCTGCGAGCAACATGTGTTTCACTCCATTTCTTCAAATTacatctacagtatgtacattCACAGTTCATTTATAAAGATATGCTTGGTCTTTGCAGTATGTAACTTAAAATAGAGCAGCTGCACGCAAAAAGGAAATGAATCTCTTTTAATAGGCTATATTGTACAGCAATGGCTGCACTGCTATGACACTTGACACATAATGGCTTATGTTAGCAGAACAGTAGCAATTgagaagaagaagctgaagcTGATAGTATATcatcattttaaagtttttcaaaaaactgaaaaaactgaatcagatatacagtatattttatttattaatcatttcacacaaaaaggtTATGACAACACATGACTATTGACATGCAAATAATGCTGTCATTCAGTTACATAACATAAGAGGATTAGATGACTTAGGCCAATTTATGAACCTGCCTTTGCAGTTTACTCAATTTTGAACCTGACTTTGGCCAAATTACTTCTGGAATAAATGACTTCGGTAAAACAGTGaccttctttttttcccactacTGTGACAGACCATAGGGAAGTGTAAGCCACAGACATTTGAAAATACTAGTGGAGCACACAGAAACTCAGCAGTGAGTGAGATTAATTCAGTAAATGCaaactcaaacagcaaaactgtaatCGCTCTTagataaaccaaacaaatggcaGCTAATCTTCTCCTCTGttataatgtgaaatgattGTTCAACTCTGCAAAATAAAGCACAGctaaacaattaaacaaaaggACACGTCTCCTCATCTCTTCACTTCTCCCTCCGCCTTATCTTTGCTGGGTTTTTTAATTGTATCACTGTATTATGGCAATAACTTCGCTAGCTAGGAGGAATTTCTTCCTTTTTGAAGTGGCCGCCATCTTGAAAAGCTTATATAGTTGCCTAAGTCACTCTGTCCTGTGAGTTGGCcaaattaaaattgaaaagtCACACTGTTGACACAGGCATCATGAAGATCTCACTTAggcaaaaaaatcatttttgtcaaaaaatgacttAGGCCATTATCTTAAGAAGGTGACGATATTCAACATTCAGAGTTTGGCGACTCCCAGTGGTCATGTCAATAAAGACAGACAGCACTACACACTGACAAAACTCATTAAAGAAGAATTTCCTGTATGTTATCATTGAGCTGGGAAACAGATTGTCTTCTGTGTCATATGGGACAAGCTACACTGATACGTTAATCAGAATGACTGTAAAGATGTTGGATTACTGACCTGTAATGCACTGGACGCAGAGTTAAAGAATAAACAAAGACATTGTGGAAATGTTTACTATGTGTTGTTGTATTATCTTTCACAATTCATTTTTTAAGTTCCAATTAAATATcagtgctgtaaaaacaaaacaatgagctatATGACAGTAAAACGCTTTAAAGAGCTTCTGATAATTTGTTGCGGTTCTGAGACAATGATACATTTTACAGTGTCATTTGATGTAATGTTAATAGGATAATTGGTGCAGCTTTAATGCTTAATGAATCACTTATTTATACTTTGTAGATCAGcaataaaaggaaaagacacataaaagtCACCTTTTGAGGCACACAGGCCTCCATGAGTTCCATAATGTGGTTGTTATGTGTGGACAGTTTTACTtatgaaagaggaagagatatATATGGACGTGAAAGCACCTATGTGAACACACGGACACAACCCTCAGTACAGGCTGCTGCCTCATTTTACAGCTGGGGAGAATCTGAGTGTTTGGACTAAAATTACACTTGAAGTGATGGGAGCGACCTGGATGTCACAGAGAACAACTACAACTGTCATCATTACTGTACTACAAATCCAAGGTGAGTTGTGTACTAGGCATCTTGACTTTTGATGCTGATGTGATACACTAGTTTAGTTGCTGTTTTGAAATTCAGTAATTATGCAGCTATAACACTGTTTATTGTGACAGCTTTAATCAGTGCCAAAAGCACAGCTGTGACCGGTGTGGAAGGCAAGCCATTTCACTTCAAATGTGAATATCCACGCCGCTGGCAGAGCCACGCTAAGTACCTTTGTCGTATTGATCAAGAGGCCTCAAACCTTCTGATATGGACAGAGAAACACGATCAGTGGGAGAGAAACAAGAGTTTATCTCTGTACGACAACATCACCGCAGCCTTCTTCATTGTCAAGGTGGACAAGCTTGTCCCAGAAGACAGTGGGACATACTTGTGTGGGGTGGACATCAATTTATGCCCTGATCACATCACTATCATACAACTGAATGTTTCCCAAGGTACAGTCAGAATCACTCCTATATATGGTCTTCAGTTTGTCATATTTCATcaagactgaaataatgaaatatggtCTTTGGTCAGTGGTTGTGTTTTAATCTGCCAGGTTGCTCATACTACACTGTATGTAAGAACTAGGTTGCACTTTCACATACTATGCATGTTCCTCTTTTCTGGACTTCCTATTTCTATCTTTATTCTAAAGATTTACAGTTACAGGTTTGTAAACCACTTGTTTTTGGTGCCATTTAACAACAAACCTTTCAGAAAATCTCACACATTCAAAACAATGCATCAGCATAACTCTGTGTATGTTTCTTTGTGCGTATATTAGTGCTTATTCTTCTTTGTATTTGCACTTTGTAGTAACTGCCACATCGACCTCCTCCATGGATCTCACAGTCGACAGTGAGtaatatctgtgtatgtgtgcccaTCTGCGTTCATTCATAAttttctgtgtgagtgtctCCTCTGCCAGACGACCTCAGTTGTCAATGTTTCCTGCAGGGCTCCACATGCCACTGTTCCTGACGGTAGTGATGTGTGTGGTGGcgatgctgtttgtgtgtctgtttacactCTGCCTTCTGCTGGCTGTTAAACAGCAAAGCTTAAGCCCACACCAGAAGAGAGAGGTTAGTCCATGACAGAAACTGTTTAGCCATGCTACCAGTCTGGCAGCTCTATAAATGACAGTTCCAATATGTCAGTGATGTTTGTCCACATCAAAATATCACCACAGAAATCAGGGGGTGGATTATCACATTTGGTACATACATGTATGTTCCCCTACTGAGGGATTTTAATAACTTTGATGACCCCCTAATTCTTCATCTAACTCCAGCATCAGGCCAAAATGTCCGTTTGTCCATTACTTTGTAAATGTTAGCCAGAATGTCAGTGGGTTTCTTTTCTCCCCCAGTCATCATCTGACTATGAGAACATGAAGCCTGGTGTACTACGTGAACCTgattcctgctgcagctgctcagctcCAGACTCTACTGATCTTTCAGCCttaccatcaccaccacctgaCTTCTGCTCCCACTTCACATCAAAGTGTCGGGAGTCCACTGTCACTCTTGGCATCGGCGAATATGTTGATGTGGACGTACCAGGACACAATTGTCAGTACCAACAACTGGATACCAGCCAACTGGAGGAGCATGTCTATCACAGTCTTCATGGAAACAGCAGTCCTAAAGATGGATCTCACAGGGTCAAAGATCAGAGTAACTGAACTGTTAAAGAATCAGGTTGATTACAACTATTTTGATGCTTTGGGCATAATTTCTGTTTGTTATCATAATTTTATACTTGCTGAGGTAGCTTTGTGAGCAAGGTGATAGGGAGCCAAGCTGCAACCACAGGACCCAGGTTTTATTACACTGGAGTTATCATTTACTGTCTATGGATGAAAGAATGTTCAGGAGTTAACAACTCATGAGATGTAATGAGAAATTTACTTATAGAGTActtatttgctttgttatttgttgttgttgtttgctgtttgatgCACTTTATGATTGTTGAGTTAATCTGAGAATAACATCCAAAAAAATGTATGCGACATAACGTCTATACCAAAGAGAGCCTAAATGTCTGGTTGCATGTATTTCTGTTCTCTGTGGTCATGTGTGGGACACCAGGTGTTACAAATACAATTCTGAGTTCTGCGTTTGGAGGTCAGGTGTCATGTGTAGCCAGAGACTAGGCTGCAAGTCACAACTATATCGAAAAAAAATGTGGCTACATCCTCAGTGCTCACTGCACATACATAGCTGGGCGAGTCAAGTTTATATTGTAAATACgatatttcagttttgtaaaaaaatgaaatgtgatatTCCAGTCTTTTCTTTGTAATGAATGTACAACCAttcctaaaattcagttttcactttgtcattatgtggcactgagtgtagatcaatgaggaaaaaaatgaatttagatAATTGTAGTAttaggctgcaacataacaaaactgaaaaaagtgaagcgGATCTGAACACTTTCTGAATGCACATATATAGCTGGGTGAGTCAAGTTTACATCTGAACAATCTTTTCAGGCTCTTTTTATTGGttgtcttttattgttttccttctctgttggaaaaaatgt
This genomic window from Mastacembelus armatus chromosome 1, fMasArm1.2, whole genome shotgun sequence contains:
- the LOC113128573 gene encoding uncharacterized protein LOC113128573, translated to MGATWMSQRTTTTVIITVLQIQALISAKSTAVTGVEGKPFHFKCEYPRRWQSHAKYLCRIDQEASNLLIWTEKHDQWERNKSLSLYDNITAAFFIVKVDKLVPEDSGTYLCGVDINLCPDHITIIQLNVSQVTATSTSSMDLTVDRLHMPLFLTVVMCVVAMLFVCLFTLCLLLAVKQQSLSPHQKRESSSDYENMKPGVLREPDSCCSCSAPDSTDLSALPSPPPDFCSHFTSKCRESTVTLGIGEYVDVDVPGHNCQYQQLDTSQLEEHVYHSLHGNSSPKDGSHRVKDQSN